In Nymphaea colorata isolate Beijing-Zhang1983 chromosome 13, ASM883128v2, whole genome shotgun sequence, one DNA window encodes the following:
- the LOC116267220 gene encoding uncharacterized protein LOC116267220: MEDSGPSRENLTWTEAQMDYLVQLLLEQSRIPGMQSGGGLKSKAYTAIEKGMIDRYGKDFTKEKIKNKLKYVKLKLTVMKEILNTSGLGYDPINKCIDVDPQVWSEYIEKYPNRKKYKGSKLWRYYDEFAEVYGDSQSTSNQANTCNSMFLAEGTEPFPITPASQSIPFYMQPESSQSFTQMLHEHSPSVQSPMPTTLTTQDPTMTTNKTTSRSRQTRSTYDEGFYNLLRSIADNLKTMTRACIGVQFVTCCDILQELVDTEQIDSDTRVKSIDMLAKGTNPMIFVNLPPSQRVSWLTRKLSDL; this comes from the exons ATGGAAGATAGTGGTCCATCAAGGGAGAATCTTACGTGGACTGAAGCACAGATGGACTACTTAGTCCAGCTTCTTTTAGAGCAATCACGTATTCCTGGTATGCAATCAGGTGGAGGTTTGAAGTCAAAAGCATACACAGCAATTGAAAAAGGCATGATAGACCGCTACGGAAAGGATTTCACTAAggagaaaattaaaaacaaattaaagtatGTGAAACTCAAGTTGACAGTTATGAAGGAAATTTTGAATACAAGCGGGTTGGGGTATGACCCCATTAACAAATGCATTGATGTTGACCCCCAAGTTTGGAGTGAGTACATTGAG AAATACCCGAATAGGAAAAAGTACAAAGGTTCAAAGTTGTGGAGGTACTATGACGAGTTTGCCGAGGTATATGGTGATTCTCAATCAACTAGCAATCAAGCAAACACGTGCAACAGCATGTTTTTAGCAGAGGGCACTGAACCATTCCCAATTACACCTGCATCCCAATCGATTCCATTTTACATGCAACCTGAAAGTTCACAATCGTTCACACAAATGCTCCATGAACATAGTCCTTCCGTACAATCGCCAATGCCTACAACTCTTACAACTCAAGATCCCACAATGACAACCAATAAGACTACAAGTAGGTCTAGACAGACTAGGTCAACCTATGATGAAGGATTTTATAATTTGTTGCGCAGTATTGCTGATAATTTGAAGACCATGACACGTGCATGTATAGGAGTTCAATTTGTCACTTGTTGCGACATACTTCAAGAGTTGGTTGATACTGAACAAATAGATTCTGATACACGCGTGAAGAGTATTGACATGTTAGCAAAGGGCACCAACCCCATGATCTTTGTCAACCTTCCACCTTCACAGCGGGTGTCATGGTTGACACGTAAACTTTCTGATTTGTAG
- the LOC116267234 gene encoding casparian strip membrane protein 1-like: MRNDEYPLNAAEAAEGGRSIGKRRGLVAATGARRGAKRGIVVIDLLGRLFALATALAAAITAGTTDETLPFFTQFFQFEARYYDVAAFRFLVIASAIAGAYVVLSIPFSIVGLVRPQAAAPRLTLLIFDTIMVVLTTAAASASAAIVYLAHNGNSNTNWMPICQIFGNFCQRLSGATVAAFITAVIFIFLVLLSAITLKH; this comes from the exons ATGAGGAATGATGAATATCCCCTCAACGCTGCCGAGGCTGCGGAAGGCGGCCGGAGCATCGGTAAGCGGCGCGGCCTTGTGGCTGCAACTGGTGCAAGAAGAGGAGCCAAGAGGGGGATTGTGGTAATTGACCTCCTCGGCCGCCTATTTGCACTTGCCACGGCTCTCGCGGCGGCCATCACCGCTGGAACCACTGATGAGACCTTGCCCTTCTTCACCCAGTTCTTCCAATTTGAAGCTCGTTACTATGATGTTGCAGCCTTCAG GTTCTTGGTGATTGCAAGTGCAATAGCAGGCGCCTACGTCGTGCTATCCATTCCCTTCTCAATAGTGGGCTTAGTCCGTCCGCAAGCCGCTGCACCCAGGCTCACCCTTCTCATATTTGACACG ATAATGGTCGTTTTAACAACTGCTGCCGCTTCTGCCTCTGCTGCTATCGTATACTTGGCTCACAACGGGAACTCAAACACAAATTGGATGCCCATCTGCCAAATATTTGGCAACTTCTGCCAACGCCTCAGCGGTGCGACGGTGGCAGCCTTCATCACTGCAGTCATCTTTATCTTCTTGGTTCTGTTGTCCGCCATAACTCTCAAGCATTGA